GAGCACATATAGAAGGAGAGTTTTCCCTCAGTGCTGGAGATGTCCTATGGATACTGGTAGGACAGCAGGGATTGGGAGCATATGTGCCTTATGCTAATCTAGGGGGAGGTGGTGGCAGCTTTGTCTCCAGAGGAGCAGATCTTGCGACTAGCACACTCCTTATTGCAGCCGGAGGAGGCGGAGCTGTAGGAGCAAGTGCAACAAGTGATTCCAACGGTCAGGCATCAGAAAACGGAGCTCCCGGATATCATGACGATTACTTTGATCCAGGTAATACATCCAACAACCAGGGAGGCACTGGTGGTAATGCGGGCGGAGCAGGAAATGAGACTGGTATGGACAGTGCAGCAGGAATAAACAAATCCGACCTTGGCAGTACTGCTGCGCAGAGCTTCTTTTCAGGTGGTCTTGGCTCTCAGGTTGCTGCGGGGACAAATAATGGAGACGGTGGCTTTGGAGGTGGAGGTGCCAGGATAGAAAATTCTGCGTCCGGGACAACCTATGCTACAGCTGGAGGTGGAGGCGGCTACTCAGGAGGTGGTGCCAGCGATGGTACCAACGGGATGCCGTTTTACGGTGGAGGTGGCGGTTCATACAATACTGGTGCCAATCCGCAGAATATAACTGGAGGAGCTCCTGTAGGTGACGGTAAGGTTGAGATAATCTACCTGGGACCATAGATGATATATACTTGGTTTTTGTTTTGCATATATTATTAGCGGGGACATAGCCCCGCTGTTTTTATTTTTGCTACTTTATTTTAAAGGATATCATTTATTTGCCGTAGGCAGGCCTTGCCTTGGTCTTTTTTCTTGCTTGGCAGGCTGAGGTAAGGCCGTTCGGTATTTTGAGTGTCTTATGTCTGTTTTAAATCGGACTGTTATTGATAAACCGCCGGTAAAATCTGCCGATTATGAGTAGAGGAGGGGTTGTGAGCGCAAAGATTTTAAGGGTTGCTTTAGCATCTTTTCTAGTTGCATCTGGTTTGCTTCTTTTGTTGTCGTTTTTTCTCTCTATTGGTACTTTTTCTCCAGCGGAAGGTGCGGGGTTTTTTCTTTTTGCCAGTTTTGGTTATGCTGGTCTCTGGGTACCCGTATATATAATCTGGGCCGGTATTCTTTTGCTCCTGTCCGATTTTCCTCTCTGGCAGTTTCTCTGGATTAATATTGTGAGTGTGCCTGTTTTTTTCCTTGCGCTCGCTTTACGGGCTTTTACTGACCCTCTTGCTGATAAGAGTCCTCTTATCAACGCTATGATTATTTCTTTTACCCGGTTGGGGACTTTTTCCATAAGTCTTCTTCTTAGTATTGTGTCGTTTTTGCTTTCTTTAAGATTGTTGCCTTTGCTGCGCAGTCGCTTTCCCTCTATAGAGGCTTTATTTCCTCCTTCTTCTGCATCAGGAGATCCTTCTGTTTTTTCTGCTACGGAAAAAAATGAGAGGGATGAGACTGTGGATTCTAGTGATACTGCTAGTCTTGATACGGATGACAGCAGAATTATGTCGCCTGATTCTGTTATTGCCCGTATTGCGACAAGGACTAAGGACAAAGTAAGGCTGGTAGAGTGGGAGCATGTGGATAATGAGCTTGAGTATGATGATACGGATACCAGTGATACGGAAGAACAGAGTGATAGCTATGATGATATATCGGATAATATAGTAGAGTCTGAACAAGCCTCTTTTCTTCCTGCTGTGCAGGAGAGTATGGATGATGGTTGCTTGAGCAGTACGGATAAGTATTCTTCCCGCGAAATTCCTGCCGAAGACTCTACGGAAATTGGCAGGCTTGAGTCTGAACATGGTGATTATGATATCCCGGAAGACTTTGCGGATAGGATAGAAGTCAGTCAGCATGGCAATGTTTCTTCCCATGCTTTACGCTCTGCTGAGACTTATGAGAAGGCGCGGGAGGAGATAGAGGATAAACCTTCTTATGACAGTGAGAATAAAACAGCAACGTACTCCAGCCGTGCAGCAGGAGGTGCAACACTGTCCGCATATATAGAAAACTATCGCCTTCCGGTGGATGGTATACTAAAGAACTATCCCGAGATGTCTGGAGACAGGAAGGAAGAGATAAGACAGGCTGGAGAGCTTTTACTTTCTACTCTTGCCGAGTTTGGGATAGATGCCGAGCTTATAGGAATACGCCGCGGACCTGTAATAACCATGTTTGAGATTTTGCCTGCACCTGGGGTAAAGCTATCTAAGATTGTAAATCTTTCAGATAACATAGCCCTGAGGCTTGCAGCTCAGAGCGTGAGAATTGTTGCACCCATACCTGGTAAACGGGCGGTTGGGGTGGAGATTCCCAATAGAGAGCGCGAGCTTGTTAGCATGAGAAGTCTTATGGAAGATGGTGCTTTGGATGGAGCAGGAAGCATACCTGTTGTACTTGGCCGTGACATAACAGGAGAACCTCAGGTTGTAGACCTTGCACAGACTCCTCATCTTTTGATAGCAGGAGCTACAGGCTCTGGTAAGTCCGTATGCGTAAACTCCATGATTTGTTCCATATTGTATACCAGAGCGCCACAGGAAGTCAGACTTATGCTTATAGACCCCAAGATTGTCGAGCTCAAGCTTTATAACGATATACCTCATCTGCTTACCCCTGTTGTAACTGACCCCAAGAAGGCCTTTCAGGCTCTGCAGTATTGTGTTTATGAGATGGAAAGGCGTTATGCACTGCTAGATGCAGTGGGAGCACGTGATATCAAGACTTATAACAGCAAGATAAAAAAAGAACGCCTTGCCATGGAGAGTCTGCCTTACATAGTCATCGTGATAGATGAATTTGCAGACCTTATGGCCACAAGTGGCAAGGAGCTTGAGTCCATTCTTGCGCGGCTTGCCGCCATGTCTAGAGCTGTTGGACTACACCTTGTTCTTGCAACACAACGTCCCTCCATAGATGTTATAACTGGTCTTATCAAAGCTAACATTCCTTCCAGAATCGCATTTATGGTAGCCAGCAAGTTTGATTCTAGAATCATAATGGACGCTGTAGGTGCAGAGAAGCTCCTTGGAAAGGGCGATATGCTCTTTACCTCTCCGTGGCAACCATTTCCGCTGAGAATACAGGGAGCTTTTGTTTCTGAGGAGGAGGTTGAGAATCTTGTGGATTATCTTAGAGACCTATCTCCACCTGACTATATAGATGATATAATCTTTACAGAAGAAGAAGAGAATGACTTGCCTGTTGACGAGTTGGAAGACCCGCTTATGGAAAAGGCTATAGAGATTGTCCTATCAACCGGCAAGGCATCAGCCTCCTATCTCCAGAGACGGCTTAAGGTGGGGTATAATAGAGCCGCAAGGATGATAGAAAACATGGAATATCTGGGAATTGTAGGACCTGCTAATGGAAGCAAACCCAGAGAAATCCTGGACATACCGGAAGAATACCAAAAATATGTTTCTGAGCGCGTCTAATTTTTTTGTGATACTTGATACCGAACGTAGAGCCCGCTGCTGCGGGCTCTGCTGCCTCCCGGCGGAAGAAAAGCAGGGAAGACATCCGTCTTTTATTTCTGATACCTGACACAGCTAGGAGTGAGAGTGTCTCTTTTTGCCTGCTTTATTATATGGACGTGCTCGCGACATTTGGTAGAATAAGAACCCGGACAGGTTACCCTATCCGGGAAATGTAAGGAGTAGGCAGGTCTAGGCACTTGCAATTAGTTTTGCCTGGCCTGCCGTTTTCTTATTATTTTCAAAAGGAATATAAAATATAAATTCTGTTCCTTTTCCTTCCATGCTGTATACTTTTATTCTGCCTCCCAGCTGCCTTATTATATTGCCTACAAGAGGGAGACCTACGCCCCGTCCAGCATGGATATCTACTTTATCCTTTGAAGATATTCCTTCTGTGAACAAAAGTCTTATAAGATCTTTTCTATTCTTTGTTGTTACATAACCGTTTGTTTTGGCTTTTTCTGCTATTTTCTCATAATTTATCCCTCTGCCATCGTCTTTTATGGATATAGATATTTCTTTATCTGTTTTTGATGTGGCTACTGTTATTGTTGGATGAGGGGGCTTCCCCTGGGCTATCCTTTCTTCTGGTTCTTCTATGGCGTGAGATATTGCATTTCTTATGCACTGTATTATGATATCTTTTATTTTCTTATAATGTTCTACTGGAATTTCTTCTTTTTTGTATCCGCCCATATCCAGATTTATTTTCACTCCCTGTTCTGTTTCTATTCGTGTTAACAGTTTTTCTATGGAGAAATAGATTGGATCTGCTTCCGAATTGTTGTATGACTCTTTAAAGCTCAAAAGTTTGTTCTTTAATGTTTCTATTGTCTTGAGTGTTCTCTTTATTTCTCCTGTAAGCACTACTATATTTATAAGATCATCTATCCTTACTTTTCCCTCCGCCCTAATTTCCTGTATGTTTTCTTCTATTTTGTGTGCTGCGTCTCCAATATTATCAAGACCAACTGCATATGCGTCGCCCTTTATACTATGAATATATCTAAACATGTGGTTTAGCCCTTCCTTGGGAGTATCAGAAAATTTCTGTGCTATCTCAGTTACTGTCTCAATGTCCTCCGCAACGCTTGCTGCGAATTGTTCTAGTATATGTGGATCAATATGTATAAGTTTATAGAATATTTCCATTTCGGAACGAGTTTTTTCTTCTTGTTCTTTTAGCTCTCTTTCCAAAAGCGCTTCTTCTGTCACATCTTCTACTATAATCATAACTGCATCGATTTTTTCATCCTTGTAGACTCTTTTTGCGGAGCCTGTGAGTATTTTATGTTCTATATTTTTTTCTGTACTTATATTTATGTCCAGCTCTTTAAAAGGGTTAAATTCCTTTAGTACTAATTCTTCCACGTGTTCTGTAAAAAAAAGGTCTATATAATCCTTTATACTATCCAATGTTTTTTTGCTTACCATAGGTTTTATTATATTTATAAAGTCGTTATTGTTTACGTCTTCTTCTGTTATATTAAAGATTTTTAAAAAGTTTGCAGAATAATGAGAGTCTATTTTGTAGTCTTTTGATATCATAAATAGTCCACTCTTAATATTCTCCAGTATCATCATGTATTTGTTCCTATCTATTGTTGTGTTTTCAAGGTGAGATATTACTTTATTGTATGCTTTTGCTATCTGTCCTATTTCCGTAAATGGTTCTTCCGGTACTCTGAGTGATAGATCTCCTGTTGCTGCCTGTTTATCCAGTGTTTTAAAGAAATCGTATAGTTCTGTTGAAGCGCCATGTTCCCCTACGTTGAGTCCCATATCTTCTATTTCTTCAGATACTCTTATGGCGCTTATTTTGTTATATGTTTTTAGAAAAATATAAGGTATAAAAAATCCCCATGCCGCTGCTACAGTTATCCCAAGAAGCTGTATTCCTATCTGTGCTATTCTGCTAAGGCCTGTGCCAAGAATATCTGTTTTGCCAAATATTCCTACGGCTAGGGTGCCCCATATACCTGAAGCAAGATGTACAGGGATTGCTCCTACTACATCATCTATTTTGAGCTTTTCCAATACTTCTTGAGTTGCTAGCATTATTAGTCCGCCTATGGCTCCTATTAGTAGTGATTCGGCTTCTGTTACTGCATGAGCGTTTGCAGTTATTGCTACGAGTCCTGCAAGAGAACCATTTATCACCAAGCTTATATCGGCCTTTTTATATATTATCCATCCTAAAAACAGAGCGGCTAGCATTCCCGTTGCTCCGGCAAGAGATGTTCTTAGAACTATGCCGGGAACTTGTGTATTCATTTCCAAAGTACTTCCTCCGTTAAAGCCAAACCATCCTAGCCATAAGAGCAGTGTTCCAAGCACACTTATTGGGATATTGCTTCCTTGCATCTTTATGCTGTTGTCAAAGCGCCCTTTTCTTGGTCCTATTATCAATACAGCTGCCAAGGCAACCCATCCTCCCATACTGTGCACAACTGTGGAGCCTGCAAAATCTACAAATCCTAGTGAGCCTAACCAGCCCGGGCTATTGGGAAGTAATGCTCCTCCCCATGCCCAATGGCCAAAGATAGGATATATGATAGCGCTTATAAAAGCGCTTATAACAAGGTATGCTGTAAAACGCATTCTTTCTGCTACTGCTCCAGATACGATTGTTGCACAAGTTGCAGCAAACATCAGCTGAAATAGAAAAAAAGTAGTATCCCATGCAATTCCCCAGTCTGTTTTTCCTGGAGAAAATAGAAAGTGATTGATTCCTATTATACCTTTAAACGAATTGCCAAACATAAGTCCAAAGCCCAATAGCCAGAATGCCACCGATGATATCCCTACATCGGTTAGATTTTTTATGGCAACATTGATACTGTTCTTTGATCTTGTAAAGCCTGTTTCCAGCATCGCAAAGCCTGCCTGCATAAGAAATACCAATCCAGCCGATAAAATGACCCAAATGTAATCGTAAAGCGTTTTTTCCATATGTTTCTCCTTATCTGATATTTTGTTAGTCTAGTCCTATTCCTAAGAAGCTTTGGAAATTTTCCCAGATTATGGGGATGACATATACTGGGGTTTGTACATTTAAAAGTACTTCATCGGGTTTTCCTCTAAAAACAAATGGAACAGATATCCAAAAGTTTTCTCCAAAAACTTCTCGTGCATTACCGGCTATGGTATTTGCTATTTCTCCTGCTATGTCCATAAGAATTTCTTCTCCTATTTCTTCTTCTCCTGGGAGTAATATTTGGGCTATTGTCCATAGCATTCCTCCAGAAGTTGTAAAGTACATTGCACCTTTTTTTAGTCCAGATATGCCAATAACACCCGTGTAGTCTAGGAAGAAAGTGTTTTCTCTATTTTTTATGAAGGGAATACCAAGATCAGCTGTTTTTTGGGTAACCGAATCAAAATAGGATGTTGTTATGTTTACAAATGTTTTTAAGTCTTCTGCCATCATGTTATTCTCCTTTCTCTATGATTCCCAGTGTTTCCAAATGGTTTAGTAATTCGTGTTCTGTAAATGGTTTCTTTATAAAAGTGCTTGCTCCCATTTTTATTGCTTTGATGGCTGTGGACTGATCTGATAGGGCGCTTATTATTATGATTTCTGTTTTGGGGTTGTTTTTCTTTATCTCCTCCAGGCATTTTAATCCGTCTGTTCCTGGCATCGTTATATCCAATGTGACAAGGTTTGGCTGTTGTTTTCTGAATAGAGATAGAGCTTCGTCTCCGTTTTTTGCTTGTGCCAGTACTTGTATCCCGGCCCGGGTTAAGGTTCTTTCTATTATGCTTCTTATTGTAGCAGAGTCATCTGCAATTATTGCTCTGTACATTTTTTCCTCCTCATTTTGTGATTAGCAAAATGAGTGCCAAGTTGTTAATTTATTCTAGTATAAGAAAATGGTTGTTGTGCTTTGTTAATAAATATACATTTTTGTAGTTATTTTATATTTATTATTCATAAATGTGTAAAAATAATAATTGACATACTGTTATGAGTGATTATCGTGTGACTGGTTGTTTTCCTTAGGATTGTTTGTTTTTGTTTCTTAGATAAACTTGTGTATGTGCTAAATATCAGCATTTCAAATAGAGGATATTTCTGTTTTGTCTATGCTTTGTTTTTTTGCTGCTGCGCTCGTTGGTTGTTATTGTTTTACTTATGTATGCCGCAGGCAGGAGGGAGCGCTTTCTTGCCTGCGTTGCATTATGCATGCGCTCCCGACGTTCGGTATTGATTTTATTTTGTAAGATTGTCAATTGCACTTAGCGTAAGTAGACTGATGGCAAAGCAAATTTGGTGGGTTGCTCCGAGGACGTCTCCATTGATTCCGCCCAGTTTTTTTGTGAGGTTCTTTTTTATTATTAGGCTTGTTGTAAGTGTAAGGATGCTAAGGATTGTTGCAGATATGGCTGCCACAAAGAGGGAGAAAGAGAAACAGAGTGCTGCTGTGCTTGTTATAAATGCTGCAATATGGTCCAGAATTATCATAGGACTTTTGTATGGCAGGAAGATACTGGAGAGGCTGTGTGTTGCCGGCTTGCTTTTGTACATGCAGGTTTTTATTGCGCTTATGGCTTGTATGGGCGCGATTATTGCAGCTGCTGTCAGCAGGCTGGATGTTTCTGAGAGTGTGGCAAGAGCTGCAAAGCATGTCAGTGCCCAGATGCTGAGTGAAAGGCTGCCCATTGCACCTGTTGCAGGGTCTTTTAATACTGTCAGGCGTTTTTCTCTGGTTTTCTGAGGGGTTTCTTGAGGTTTTATGCCCAGGGCATCTATGGTGTCTGCAAGGCCATCGGAGTGGAGTCCTCCGGAGAGAAGCTCTGCCATAAGTATGACTGTTATTGCTGCAGGAAGTCTTCCCATGGTGTACAGGCTGATTATGGAGGATAGTGCTAGTATTATGGCTTTGAAATGTGCAACAAGCATAAAGCTGTCTGCACTTTTTGCAAGCTCGTTGTTGCTTTCTATATTGGGCCTTACCGGAATGGTTGTAAGAAAACTTAGAGCTATGAGGAAACTTTTCATTCTTCTTTTTCTGAGACACCGGCCTGCTGGAAGCTTGCCATGTTATAATAGGCCTCAAGTGCAGAATCCATAAGCTGCATTGCAATGGTTGTTCCTGTTCCCTCACCCAGTCTGAGTCCCAAGTCAAAGAGAGGGCTTAGACCCAATTTCTTTAGCTGATATATGTGCCCGGGTTCCTGAGAAACGTGCGAAGCAAATAAAAAATCGGATAAAGCGGGACATAAAGCTTGTGCTATCAATGCTCCTGATGTAGCGATAAAACCATCTGTTATTACGGGGATTCTAAGAGCCGCACAGCCTAGCAAAAAGCCTGCTATTTGTCCTATTTCTGCTCCTCCTACCTTGGAAAGGACATCAAGTGGATCGTTTACATCAGGTGCATTGATTTCTATTGCCTTCTTTACGATATTTACTTTTTTCTCGAGTCTGTTCTCGTCTATTCCTGTTCCCTTTCCTGTAACAACGGTAGGTGAGAGCTTGCACAGTATAGCTGTGACTGCACTTGCAGCTGTTGTGTTTGCTATACCCATCTCTCCTACACCGGCAAGATTTATACCCTTTTTTTCATATTCTTCTGCAAGCTCTATCCCTGATACTATGCATTTTATAGCCTCTTCTCTGCTCATGGCAGGACTTTCTGTCATGTTGTGGCTTCCATATACGACCTTTTGGTCTATGAGACCTTTACATCCGGAAAAATCATGAGCAACACCTGCATCCACAACAACAACCTCTGCACCTGCTCTTTTACTCAGTGCGTTTATAGCAGCACCTCCTGCCAGAAAATTATAAACCATCTGAGCAGTGACTTCTTGAGGATAGGCACTCACTCCTTCCTTGGCAACTCCATGGTCTGCGGCAAAAACAAAGACATATTTTTTATTTATTACAGGTGTTACACTGTCTTGTATCAGGGCAAGCCTTATTACCAGCTCTTCTAGAACACCAAGGCTTCCCTGGGGTTTTGTAAGCATGTCCAGTCTTTTCTGTACGGCATCCCTTACTATAGGAGAAAGGCTGTTGTTTTCTATTTTTTCTATCGTCATATTAATCTTTCTTTCTTTTGTCATATTTACTCCTTGTTTATAAATGACTTAATATTCATTGTTATGGCTGTCAAAGTCGTTGTTTTATACATAGGCTTGATATCACATTTGCTAATTTATTTTGTTTCTTAATCCGCAAAAACAGGAAGTCCGTCTTTTTTTGCATATATTGGAAGTCCCGCTGCCATGAGTACCACATTATCGGCTACTTCTGCTACCCTTTGGTTAAGCATACCTGCCATATCTCTAAAGAACCTTCCCAGATTGCTTACGGGAACAATGCCGCAGCCTACCTCATTGCTTACCATAAAAATAGAGGCATATCCTCCTCTTGCCTTTACTTTCGCCAGAGTTCTTGTGAGTTCATTTATCTTAGAAATAACATACTCTTTATCCGGCTTAAGCATAGACATACATAAATTGCTCAACCATAAAGTAAGACAATCCGCTACAACCACATCTGCATATCCTGCGGCATTGGATATGGCATCAGCAAGCTTCAGAGGCTCTTCTATAGTTTCCCAGCTGTCGCCACGTTCTGCCCTGTGGGCTATAATTCTTTCTGTCATTTCTTCATCCAGCGCCTCTGCTGTAGCTATAAAAACCCGTCTTCCTGTATGACTATTAGCCTTCTCAATGCAAAACCGGCTTTTGCCACTTCTGGCCCCTCCGGTAACAAGAAAAATCTCCATACTGATTTTTAGCAGTAAAACGCAACAGAGGCAACAAAAAAACCCCGAAAATCCGGGGCTATCTGATTTTAAGATAATGCTCTATAGACCTGTCGTAAGTTCTCTCCGCATCAGCCGGAAAATAACAAGCTGGAAGTTCGCCATTTTTTCTGTGATAAGCTATACACTCGCAGCATATGCCTTTCTTTGAGCATGGATAAGTACAGTTACAGGCAGCCTTATTGGCAGAAACATTACATTCTCTCATATTACCTCCATTAAAAGAAAATATACCGAACGCCGCCTGCGCTTTGCGCAAGCGGCTGTTTAATTTATACGTAATAAACTATCTGTCGAGAAGCTTGTCTATCTCTGAGAGAGCTTCCTTAGAAAGAGGACCGTACTCCATGGACTTAGCAAGCTCTATAGCCTGCTCACGTGTCCTAAATCCTGGAATAGGAATATTAACAGGGCTCTTTGCCCACAACCACGCAATAGCACCCTGGACAAGCGAGCGACCTTTATCCGTAAGAATCTCTTTTATACTGTCCAGCTTTTTCACAAGCTCTGCATTGGGCTTGCCAT
This sequence is a window from Spirochaetia bacterium 38H-sp. Protein-coding genes within it:
- a CDS encoding response regulator yields the protein MYRAIIADDSATIRSIIERTLTRAGIQVLAQAKNGDEALSLFRKQQPNLVTLDITMPGTDGLKCLEEIKKNNPKTEIIIISALSDQSTAIKAIKMGASTFIKKPFTEHELLNHLETLGIIEKGE
- a CDS encoding DUF6485 family protein, producing MRECNVSANKAACNCTYPCSKKGICCECIAYHRKNGELPACYFPADAERTYDRSIEHYLKIR
- the cobS gene encoding adenosylcobinamide-GDP ribazoletransferase, with amino-acid sequence MKSFLIALSFLTTIPVRPNIESNNELAKSADSFMLVAHFKAIILALSSIISLYTMGRLPAAITVILMAELLSGGLHSDGLADTIDALGIKPQETPQKTREKRLTVLKDPATGAMGSLSLSIWALTCFAALATLSETSSLLTAAAIIAPIQAISAIKTCMYKSKPATHSLSSIFLPYKSPMIILDHIAAFITSTAALCFSFSLFVAAISATILSILTLTTSLIIKKNLTKKLGGINGDVLGATHQICFAISLLTLSAIDNLTK
- a CDS encoding chemotaxis protein CheX, producing MMAEDLKTFVNITTSYFDSVTQKTADLGIPFIKNRENTFFLDYTGVIGISGLKKGAMYFTTSGGMLWTIAQILLPGEEEIGEEILMDIAGEIANTIAGNAREVFGENFWISVPFVFRGKPDEVLLNVQTPVYVIPIIWENFQSFLGIGLD
- the cobT gene encoding nicotinate-nucleotide--dimethylbenzimidazole phosphoribosyltransferase, whose translation is MTKERKINMTIEKIENNSLSPIVRDAVQKRLDMLTKPQGSLGVLEELVIRLALIQDSVTPVINKKYVFVFAADHGVAKEGVSAYPQEVTAQMVYNFLAGGAAINALSKRAGAEVVVVDAGVAHDFSGCKGLIDQKVVYGSHNMTESPAMSREEAIKCIVSGIELAEEYEKKGINLAGVGEMGIANTTAASAVTAILCKLSPTVVTGKGTGIDENRLEKKVNIVKKAIEINAPDVNDPLDVLSKVGGAEIGQIAGFLLGCAALRIPVITDGFIATSGALIAQALCPALSDFLFASHVSQEPGHIYQLKKLGLSPLFDLGLRLGEGTGTTIAMQLMDSALEAYYNMASFQQAGVSEKEE
- a CDS encoding DNA translocase FtsK, whose amino-acid sequence is MSAKILRVALASFLVASGLLLLLSFFLSIGTFSPAEGAGFFLFASFGYAGLWVPVYIIWAGILLLLSDFPLWQFLWINIVSVPVFFLALALRAFTDPLADKSPLINAMIISFTRLGTFSISLLLSIVSFLLSLRLLPLLRSRFPSIEALFPPSSASGDPSVFSATEKNERDETVDSSDTASLDTDDSRIMSPDSVIARIATRTKDKVRLVEWEHVDNELEYDDTDTSDTEEQSDSYDDISDNIVESEQASFLPAVQESMDDGCLSSTDKYSSREIPAEDSTEIGRLESEHGDYDIPEDFADRIEVSQHGNVSSHALRSAETYEKAREEIEDKPSYDSENKTATYSSRAAGGATLSAYIENYRLPVDGILKNYPEMSGDRKEEIRQAGELLLSTLAEFGIDAELIGIRRGPVITMFEILPAPGVKLSKIVNLSDNIALRLAAQSVRIVAPIPGKRAVGVEIPNRERELVSMRSLMEDGALDGAGSIPVVLGRDITGEPQVVDLAQTPHLLIAGATGSGKSVCVNSMICSILYTRAPQEVRLMLIDPKIVELKLYNDIPHLLTPVVTDPKKAFQALQYCVYEMERRYALLDAVGARDIKTYNSKIKKERLAMESLPYIVIVIDEFADLMATSGKELESILARLAAMSRAVGLHLVLATQRPSIDVITGLIKANIPSRIAFMVASKFDSRIIMDAVGAEKLLGKGDMLFTSPWQPFPLRIQGAFVSEEEVENLVDYLRDLSPPDYIDDIIFTEEEENDLPVDELEDPLMEKAIEIVLSTGKASASYLQRRLKVGYNRAARMIENMEYLGIVGPANGSKPREILDIPEEYQKYVSERV
- the cobU gene encoding bifunctional adenosylcobinamide kinase/adenosylcobinamide-phosphate guanylyltransferase, which produces MEIFLVTGGARSGKSRFCIEKANSHTGRRVFIATAEALDEEMTERIIAHRAERGDSWETIEEPLKLADAISNAAGYADVVVADCLTLWLSNLCMSMLKPDKEYVISKINELTRTLAKVKARGGYASIFMVSNEVGCGIVPVSNLGRFFRDMAGMLNQRVAEVADNVVLMAAGLPIYAKKDGLPVFAD
- the amt gene encoding ammonium transporter encodes the protein MEKTLYDYIWVILSAGLVFLMQAGFAMLETGFTRSKNSINVAIKNLTDVGISSVAFWLLGFGLMFGNSFKGIIGINHFLFSPGKTDWGIAWDTTFFLFQLMFAATCATIVSGAVAERMRFTAYLVISAFISAIIYPIFGHWAWGGALLPNSPGWLGSLGFVDFAGSTVVHSMGGWVALAAVLIIGPRKGRFDNSIKMQGSNIPISVLGTLLLWLGWFGFNGGSTLEMNTQVPGIVLRTSLAGATGMLAALFLGWIIYKKADISLVINGSLAGLVAITANAHAVTEAESLLIGAIGGLIMLATQEVLEKLKIDDVVGAIPVHLASGIWGTLAVGIFGKTDILGTGLSRIAQIGIQLLGITVAAAWGFFIPYIFLKTYNKISAIRVSEEIEDMGLNVGEHGASTELYDFFKTLDKQAATGDLSLRVPEEPFTEIGQIAKAYNKVISHLENTTIDRNKYMMILENIKSGLFMISKDYKIDSHYSANFLKIFNITEEDVNNNDFINIIKPMVSKKTLDSIKDYIDLFFTEHVEELVLKEFNPFKELDINISTEKNIEHKILTGSAKRVYKDEKIDAVMIIVEDVTEEALLERELKEQEEKTRSEMEIFYKLIHIDPHILEQFAASVAEDIETVTEIAQKFSDTPKEGLNHMFRYIHSIKGDAYAVGLDNIGDAAHKIEENIQEIRAEGKVRIDDLINIVVLTGEIKRTLKTIETLKNKLLSFKESYNNSEADPIYFSIEKLLTRIETEQGVKINLDMGGYKKEEIPVEHYKKIKDIIIQCIRNAISHAIEEPEERIAQGKPPHPTITVATSKTDKEISISIKDDGRGINYEKIAEKAKTNGYVTTKNRKDLIRLLFTEGISSKDKVDIHAGRGVGLPLVGNIIRQLGGRIKVYSMEGKGTEFIFYIPFENNKKTAGQAKLIASA